The following proteins come from a genomic window of Rhodoligotrophos sp. CJ14:
- a CDS encoding sensor histidine kinase NtrY-like — MVVGVETARLPAADSPRRQVKIEAAPNQRRIPAKLGIFLVVTSIITGLVTYSILTGLTPLEPTPDLIVTLLGVNLLLVGTMAGMIAWQAYVLWQARRQGIAGASLHIRIVSLFSIIAALPAIIVALFATVTLNRGLDTWFSDRTRQIVDTAVNVAETYIAEHGEVIRGDVAAIASDLSRRRAEFDSDREQFTRRLATHVAIRGLAAAYVIDSDRRRIESSVTINDQIQFQPPTEMELSKAAQGDLVVDGPGRSNVIRALLKLDGFNNSYLYVLRLVNPKVIEHLQRTREGVIAYEAMQNQRTGVQVTFALMYIGVSFIFLLAAVWLGLWLSDRLVEPIVRLVDAARRVSLGELDVKVPVKRSEGDLATLGRTFNRMTRQLKSQHGELINANVQLDLRRRFTEAVLSGISAGVLGVDRTGYITLANSAAQSLLHKSEDELTGTLVTDALPELDELFRKALKKRSGSAEGHINTRVDGEERNLFVRITTERAREDEQGYVVTIDDVTELVSAQRNTAWSDIARRIAHEIKNPLTPIQLSAERLRRKYAKEIRTDPQVFEQCTETIIRQVGDIGRMIDEFSAFARMPKAELETADLATAVKEAMVLQRVSSSDIDIDVIVPDEPLLVGFDRRLITQAITNLVKNAREAVEARLQKDPRHRGRIDVRLGREGDHVVIGVADNGIGLPKDNRQRLLEPYMTTRQKGTGLGLAIVKRIMEEHGGQITLSDAPADYDGGALVKLILPAQGATSAVTAELQAEAHTYDPQIVPLAVPLNEQEQMPVATDPQTALLEASPAEAIEWREKSVTGAVNRETENERDQ; from the coding sequence ATGGTCGTCGGGGTCGAAACAGCGAGACTGCCTGCTGCGGATTCACCGCGTCGTCAGGTCAAGATCGAGGCAGCGCCTAACCAGCGCCGGATCCCAGCCAAGCTGGGCATCTTCCTGGTGGTCACCTCGATCATCACCGGTCTTGTCACCTATTCCATACTCACCGGGCTGACGCCGCTCGAGCCCACGCCGGACCTCATTGTCACACTGCTGGGGGTGAACCTCCTGCTGGTCGGCACCATGGCTGGCATGATCGCTTGGCAGGCCTATGTGCTCTGGCAGGCGCGCCGGCAGGGGATCGCCGGGGCGAGCCTTCATATCCGCATCGTCTCGCTGTTCTCGATCATCGCCGCCCTGCCGGCGATCATCGTGGCCCTGTTTGCGACCGTCACCCTCAATCGGGGGCTCGATACCTGGTTCTCCGACCGCACGCGCCAGATCGTCGATACGGCCGTGAACGTGGCCGAGACCTATATTGCCGAACATGGCGAGGTGATCAGGGGCGATGTGGCCGCGATCGCCTCCGACCTCAGCCGCAGGCGTGCCGAGTTCGACAGCGATCGGGAGCAGTTCACGCGCCGGCTGGCGACCCATGTGGCCATTCGCGGGCTCGCGGCTGCCTATGTCATCGACAGCGATCGCCGGCGCATCGAATCAAGCGTCACCATCAATGATCAGATCCAGTTCCAGCCGCCGACGGAGATGGAGCTGTCGAAGGCCGCGCAAGGTGATCTGGTGGTGGATGGTCCCGGCCGCAGCAATGTCATTCGTGCGCTTCTCAAGCTCGATGGCTTCAACAATTCCTATCTCTACGTGCTGCGACTGGTGAACCCCAAGGTCATCGAGCATTTGCAGCGCACCCGCGAAGGGGTCATCGCCTACGAGGCGATGCAGAACCAGCGCACCGGTGTGCAGGTGACCTTCGCGCTCATGTATATCGGCGTCTCCTTCATCTTCCTTTTGGCCGCGGTATGGCTGGGCCTGTGGCTCTCTGACAGGCTCGTCGAGCCCATCGTGCGGCTGGTGGATGCGGCGCGGCGCGTGTCATTGGGCGAGCTCGATGTGAAGGTTCCGGTCAAGCGCTCGGAGGGCGATCTCGCAACGCTCGGGCGCACCTTCAATCGCATGACGCGTCAGCTCAAGTCGCAGCATGGCGAACTGATCAATGCGAATGTGCAGCTTGATCTGCGGCGACGCTTCACTGAAGCCGTGCTCTCCGGCATCAGCGCCGGCGTGCTCGGGGTTGATCGGACCGGCTACATCACCCTCGCCAATAGCGCGGCCCAGAGCCTTCTCCATAAGAGCGAAGACGAGCTGACCGGAACCCTAGTCACCGATGCGTTGCCCGAGCTCGACGAGCTGTTCAGAAAAGCCTTGAAGAAGCGCTCGGGCTCAGCCGAAGGGCACATCAACACCCGTGTGGATGGGGAAGAGCGCAATCTGTTCGTCCGCATCACCACGGAGCGCGCCCGCGAGGACGAGCAGGGCTATGTGGTGACGATCGACGATGTGACAGAACTGGTCTCTGCCCAGCGCAATACCGCCTGGTCCGATATTGCCCGCCGCATCGCCCATGAGATCAAGAATCCGCTGACGCCCATCCAGCTCTCGGCCGAACGCCTGCGCCGGAAATATGCCAAGGAGATCAGAACCGATCCCCAGGTCTTCGAGCAATGCACCGAGACCATCATCCGCCAGGTTGGTGATATCGGCCGCATGATCGATGAATTCTCGGCCTTTGCGCGCATGCCGAAGGCGGAGCTCGAGACCGCCGATCTTGCCACGGCCGTCAAGGAGGCCATGGTCCTGCAGCGGGTATCGAGCAGCGACATCGATATCGATGTCATTGTTCCCGACGAGCCGCTGCTGGTCGGCTTTGACAGGCGCCTGATCACCCAGGCGATCACCAATCTCGTCAAGAATGCGCGCGAGGCGGTCGAGGCCAGGCTGCAGAAAGACCCGCGCCATCGTGGCCGCATCGACGTGAGGCTCGGGCGCGAGGGCGATCATGTGGTCATTGGGGTCGCGGATAACGGCATCGGGCTGCCCAAGGATAACCGGCAGCGGCTGCTTGAGCCTTACATGACCACACGGCAGAAGGGTACGGGTCTCGGCCTTGCCATCGTCAAACGCATCATGGAAGAGCATGGCGGACAGATCACCCTGTCCGATGCTCCCGCCGATTACGACGGCGGCGCATTGGTGAAGCTCATCCTGCCCGCGCAGGGAGCCACATCAGCCGTCACAGCAGAACTGCAGGCGGAAGCACACACATACGACCCGCAGATCGTGCCATTAGCCGTGCCGTTGAATGAACAGGAGCAGATGCCAGTCGCGACAGATCCGCAGACGGCGCTGCTTGAAGCCTCGCCAGCCGAGGCCATCGAGTGGAGAGAGAAGAGCGTGACAGGGGCGGTCAATCGAGAAACCGAGAACGAGAGGGACCAATAG
- a CDS encoding sigma-54-dependent transcriptional regulator: MASDILVVDDEADIRNLIAGILEDEGYEARLAHDSDSALAAIQDRRPSLIILDIWLQGSKLDGLDLLNVIKKNHPDLPVVIISGHGNIETAVSAIKRGAYEYIEKPFKADRLILVVGRALEASRLRRENEELKERAGALAELIGESGVMRQLRQLVKKVAPTNSRVMISGPLGSGKELTARVLHAWSHRANGPFVILPAATMAPERMEEELFGVENPDGTLARVGALEEAHGGTLFIDEVADMPIETQGKILRVLVDQSFQRVNGSKRVRVDVRVVSSTSRDLPRLIEQGLFREDLYHRLNVVPIRVPSLGERRDDIPALVHSFSRQYSAISGQPLREIAEDALAILQTLDWPGNVRQLRNNVERLMILAGGEPGTEINASMLPSELGGVMPPLANGNGAEQLMSLPLREAREIFEREYLAAQIARFGGNISKTATFVGMERSALHRKLKLLGVGEKTLELH, translated from the coding sequence ATGGCTTCGGATATTCTCGTCGTGGATGATGAGGCCGACATTCGGAATCTAATTGCCGGCATTCTGGAAGATGAAGGGTATGAGGCACGTCTCGCGCATGACAGCGACAGTGCATTGGCAGCGATCCAGGATCGGCGACCATCGCTGATCATCCTGGATATCTGGCTGCAGGGCTCGAAACTGGATGGGCTTGATCTTCTGAACGTGATCAAGAAGAACCATCCCGACCTGCCGGTCGTGATCATTTCGGGGCACGGCAATATCGAAACGGCGGTTTCCGCAATCAAACGCGGGGCCTACGAATATATCGAGAAGCCTTTCAAGGCCGACCGGCTCATTCTGGTTGTCGGCCGGGCGCTCGAGGCGAGCCGTTTGCGCCGCGAGAACGAAGAGTTGAAGGAGCGGGCAGGGGCCTTGGCCGAGCTGATCGGCGAGTCCGGCGTCATGCGGCAGCTGCGCCAGCTCGTGAAGAAGGTGGCGCCCACCAACAGCCGCGTGATGATCTCAGGCCCCCTTGGATCAGGCAAGGAGCTGACCGCGCGCGTGCTGCATGCCTGGTCCCATCGTGCAAATGGACCATTTGTGATCCTGCCGGCCGCGACCATGGCGCCCGAACGCATGGAGGAAGAGCTGTTCGGGGTGGAAAATCCCGATGGCACCCTCGCCCGGGTGGGTGCGCTGGAGGAGGCCCATGGCGGCACCTTGTTCATTGACGAGGTGGCGGACATGCCGATCGAGACCCAGGGCAAGATCCTGCGCGTCCTGGTCGATCAGAGCTTCCAGCGGGTGAACGGCTCGAAGCGGGTGAGGGTGGATGTGCGCGTCGTGTCATCGACCTCCCGCGACTTGCCGCGGCTGATCGAGCAGGGCCTGTTCCGCGAGGATCTCTATCACCGGCTGAACGTGGTGCCTATCCGGGTGCCCTCGCTTGGCGAGCGGCGCGATGATATTCCGGCGCTGGTCCATAGCTTTTCCCGTCAATATTCCGCAATCTCGGGACAGCCGCTGCGCGAGATCGCGGAGGATGCGCTCGCGATCCTGCAGACCCTGGACTGGCCTGGCAACGTGCGCCAGCTCCGCAACAATGTGGAGCGGCTCATGATCCTCGCCGGCGGCGAGCCGGGCACGGAGATCAACGCCTCCATGTTGCCATCCGAGCTCGGGGGCGTGATGCCGCCCTTGGCCAATGGCAACGGCGCCGAGCAGCTCATGTCGCTGCCGCTGAGGGAGGCGCGTGAGATTTTCGAGCGGGAATATCTTGCAGCCCAGATCGCGCGATTCGGCGGCAATATCTCCAAGACGGCAACCTTTGTCGGCATGGAGCGCTCGGCGCTGCACCGCAAGCTCAAGCTTCTCGGCGTGGGCGAGAAGACGCTCGAGTTGCATTGA